Proteins encoded within one genomic window of Brachybacterium sp. P6-10-X1:
- a CDS encoding DUF2277 domain-containing protein produces MCRNIRPLHNFEPEATTQEVRDAALQYVRKVSGMPKPSQANTEVFERAVAEIAHTTEHLLAELVTSAPPKDREVEREKARARNAKRFPQSAAS; encoded by the coding sequence ATGTGCCGGAACATCAGACCGCTCCACAATTTCGAGCCGGAGGCCACCACCCAGGAGGTCCGTGACGCCGCCCTGCAGTACGTGCGCAAGGTCAGCGGGATGCCCAAGCCGTCACAGGCGAACACGGAGGTGTTCGAACGGGCCGTCGCCGAGATCGCCCACACCACCGAGCATCTGCTGGCGGAGCTGGTCACGTCCGCCCCGCCGAAGGACCGCGAGGTCGAACGGGAGAAGGCGCGGGCGAGGAACGCGAAGCGGTTCCCGCAGAGCGCCGCGTCCTGA
- a CDS encoding enoyl-CoA hydratase/isomerase family protein has protein sequence MTDQQQPTNVETIRTEVRDHVGTITLDRPAQRNALTRGVLAEISQMLDSWGAEEAVRGIVLTGSGPKAFAAGADISELAGWTLTDGLAAPMQRLCDRIQDFPKPTLAALNGVAMGGGLELAMSCDIRIAADHATMALPEVGLGVLPGAGGTQRLSRLVGTGRALEMILTGRTLTAEQAERYGLVTTVVPAADLLSTAAEIMATVLGKGPLAIRLAKLVIGPGSDTDQRTGLLLEQLAQTLLYTTEDKAEGAAAFLAKRAPEFDGR, from the coding sequence ATGACGGACCAGCAGCAGCCCACGAACGTCGAGACGATCCGCACCGAGGTACGCGACCACGTCGGGACCATCACTCTCGACCGCCCGGCGCAGCGCAATGCCCTGACCCGCGGCGTGCTGGCCGAGATCTCGCAGATGTTGGACTCTTGGGGGGCCGAGGAGGCCGTGCGCGGGATCGTCCTCACCGGCAGCGGTCCGAAGGCCTTCGCGGCCGGGGCCGACATCTCCGAGCTGGCGGGCTGGACCCTGACCGACGGATTGGCGGCTCCCATGCAGCGCCTCTGCGACCGGATCCAGGACTTCCCGAAGCCCACCCTCGCTGCCCTGAACGGCGTGGCGATGGGCGGCGGATTGGAGCTCGCCATGAGCTGCGACATCCGGATCGCCGCCGATCACGCGACGATGGCTCTGCCCGAGGTCGGTCTGGGGGTGCTGCCCGGCGCCGGCGGCACCCAGCGGCTGTCCCGCCTGGTGGGCACCGGGAGAGCGCTCGAGATGATCCTGACCGGCAGGACCCTCACCGCTGAGCAGGCGGAGCGCTACGGCCTGGTGACGACGGTGGTGCCCGCCGCGGACCTGCTCTCCACCGCTGCGGAGATCATGGCCACCGTGCTCGGCAAGGGTCCGCTGGCGATTCGTCTGGCCAAGCTGGTCATCGGCCCGGGCAGCGACACGGACCAGCGGACGGGGCTGCTGCTGGAGCAGCTGGCGCAGACGCTGCTGTACACCACGGAGGACAAGGCCGAGGGCGCCGCGGCGTTCCTGGCCAAACGCGCGCCGGAGTTCGACGGGCGGTGA
- a CDS encoding glucose 1-dehydrogenase, which yields MAENAAPATNDHDLTGRICLVTGAGSGIGRGIATRLAAEGAVVAVADIDEDSARSVAAELGGDALPVAVDITDRTSVDAMTSQVTDRFGRIDVLVNCAGWDKVGYFLEQDTAIWDRIIAINLYGALHCCQSVVRVMTEQGHGTVVNVASDAARVGSSGEAVYSACKGGIVAFTKTLARESARSGITANVVCPGPADTPLFAEMSEDSPKLRASLERAIPLRRLAQPEDLANAVAFLASPASRYITGQTLSVSGGLTMA from the coding sequence ATGGCCGAGAACGCGGCCCCCGCCACCAACGACCACGACCTCACCGGACGGATCTGTCTCGTCACCGGTGCCGGCAGCGGCATCGGCCGGGGCATCGCCACACGACTGGCCGCCGAGGGTGCGGTCGTGGCGGTCGCCGACATCGACGAGGACTCGGCGCGCTCCGTCGCGGCGGAGCTCGGCGGGGATGCCCTCCCCGTCGCCGTGGACATCACCGACCGCACGAGCGTGGATGCCATGACTTCGCAGGTGACGGACCGCTTCGGCCGGATCGACGTGTTGGTGAACTGCGCCGGCTGGGACAAGGTGGGGTACTTCCTGGAGCAGGACACCGCGATCTGGGACCGCATCATCGCCATCAACCTCTACGGCGCCCTGCACTGCTGCCAGTCGGTGGTGCGCGTGATGACCGAGCAGGGCCACGGCACCGTGGTCAACGTCGCCTCCGATGCCGCCCGGGTGGGATCCTCCGGTGAGGCGGTGTACTCCGCCTGCAAGGGCGGGATCGTCGCATTCACGAAGACCCTCGCGCGCGAATCCGCCCGGTCCGGCATCACCGCGAACGTGGTCTGCCCCGGCCCGGCGGACACTCCTCTGTTCGCTGAGATGTCCGAGGACAGCCCGAAGCTGCGCGCATCCCTGGAGCGCGCGATCCCGCTGCGCCGGCTCGCCCAGCCGGAGGACCTGGCCAACGCCGTCGCGTTCCTGGCCTCCCCCGCCTCGCGCTACATCACGGGCCAGACGCTGTCCGTCTCCGGCGGGCTGACCATGGCGTGA
- a CDS encoding acyl-CoA dehydrogenase family protein, translated as MQGFDFSRALIGLQVIGAAQVTLEETWEYTGERTAFDRPLSSFQGVAFPLAEADTLLAAARLLCQRTLWLKDAGLEHTKEAAMCKWWAPKTAYDVIHQCLLSHGQCGYLTDRPIEQRLRDVLGLQIGDGTAQIMKLVIARHSVDRQLAP; from the coding sequence ATGCAGGGCTTCGACTTCTCCCGCGCCCTCATCGGTCTGCAGGTGATCGGCGCCGCGCAGGTCACGCTCGAGGAGACCTGGGAGTACACCGGCGAGCGCACGGCCTTCGACCGACCGTTGAGCTCCTTCCAGGGGGTCGCCTTCCCGCTGGCCGAGGCGGACACCCTGCTGGCCGCCGCGCGGCTGCTGTGCCAGAGGACCCTGTGGCTGAAGGACGCCGGGCTGGAGCACACGAAGGAGGCCGCGATGTGCAAGTGGTGGGCGCCGAAGACGGCCTACGACGTCATCCACCAGTGCCTGCTCAGCCACGGCCAGTGCGGCTATCTCACCGACCGGCCGATCGAGCAGCGCCTGCGCGACGTGCTCGGGCTGCAGATCGGCGACGGCACCGCCCAGATCATGAAGCTGGTCATCGCCCGTCACAGCGTGGACCGCCAGCTCGCCCCGTGA
- a CDS encoding TetR/AcrR family transcriptional regulator → MAGTDAANAPAEAARAARSDARRRQILLAAAPLMERNGSQAVSMQSVATEAGVSVGLIYRYFSGKQDLIQAVTEGVLDDMGRRISQALEPEVDPVRQIAGAFAAYCTVVRDHRQAVMLTYRESNTLDEAGRQVIKEMEMRTVAPLRSAVDTAVEHGLLRPIHTELYAYDLLTIAHSWALKHWYFAPRVTFEQFVRSQTALMLSTAIPPDHRSRYPDLLGDLAEAHAPGAGPAVSRS, encoded by the coding sequence ATGGCCGGCACCGACGCCGCGAACGCCCCGGCCGAGGCGGCCCGCGCGGCTCGATCCGATGCGCGCCGCCGGCAGATCCTGCTGGCGGCCGCCCCGTTGATGGAGAGGAACGGATCGCAGGCGGTCTCCATGCAGTCCGTCGCGACCGAGGCCGGAGTCTCCGTCGGCCTGATCTATCGGTACTTCTCCGGAAAGCAGGACCTGATCCAGGCCGTGACCGAGGGCGTCCTCGATGACATGGGGCGACGGATCTCCCAGGCGCTGGAACCGGAGGTGGATCCGGTCCGACAGATCGCCGGCGCCTTCGCCGCCTACTGCACCGTGGTCCGCGACCACCGCCAGGCCGTGATGCTGACGTATCGCGAGTCGAACACGCTGGACGAGGCGGGCCGTCAGGTCATCAAGGAGATGGAGATGCGCACCGTCGCGCCCCTGCGCAGCGCCGTGGACACTGCCGTCGAGCACGGGCTGCTGCGCCCGATCCACACCGAGCTCTACGCCTACGACCTCCTCACCATCGCCCATTCCTGGGCGCTGAAGCACTGGTACTTCGCCCCGCGCGTCACCTTCGAGCAGTTCGTCCGCTCCCAGACCGCCCTGATGCTCTCCACGGCGATCCCGCCGGATCACCGCAGCCGATATCCCGACCTCCTCGGGGACCTCGCCGAGGCGCATGCCCCCGGGGCCGGTCCCGCCGTGTCCCGCTCGTGA
- a CDS encoding phosphatase PAP2 family protein, which yields MNGSPRPLALFACTAMISAPAFGIASPALADPGTSGLLDDSAIAPHAAPYGYFVEQWDTNTSENLDPSENAAVGVLSEMEEIWIPGSEWDNGTIVDAAVAGSNIEQSIAISQGASDAEQERAYIIDRRHQNYTATEGLGPYAEAYRESVGVGTTIPDEVPAEASTQKFSDEGNAHGVWADADGELGATVRLVDAIRDHSATSNNAKAYYQYPRPFRWSDGVDVPTFAEPLQKPVEEAADDAGFPSGHTSAGGMATLGLAYSFPEEYDDLLLTSSEIGTSRIQLGMHSPLDVMGGRLLSTAITAGALHDPALSEVTEDAAAQGSAWMDDQQDAGVVDEDDDYDADLAAYTDFLTFGFEPSGSTEEAMRVPKGAETLLETRFPYLDDGQRRWVLHSTGLDSGYPVLDDAEGWGRLNLFAAQGGYGAFDTNVAVTMEAAAGGYSAEDDWKNDIDGAGSLTKDGSGVLTLSGDNSFTGGVVLAGGMLRAASSTALGTGDVAVDDGTLAVEEPAQLAGDFSQGSDGSLSLIAAPEAALQVEGSATLAGTLRLVVPEDADLAGGLTLLEASSITGSFDTVEIDGLPEGSEADLLAVDGSLVLAPSTETPGTEGTEGTEGTEGTEGTEGTDQSGTPAEEDADGATPVDDAGVDDQDSTVVPDGTPDPFQSADTDVADEAPAEGDSAAAPVEDSDGITQAGAGATTAEPPTADAETGPLAQTGFTGGILAAAAAGLLALGGGAILLARRASRRG from the coding sequence ATGAACGGCTCGCCGCGCCCTCTCGCCCTGTTCGCCTGCACGGCGATGATCTCCGCCCCCGCCTTCGGCATCGCTTCGCCGGCGCTGGCCGATCCAGGTACGAGCGGGCTCCTCGACGATTCCGCGATCGCTCCTCATGCAGCCCCGTACGGATACTTCGTCGAGCAGTGGGACACGAACACGAGCGAGAACCTCGACCCCTCCGAGAACGCGGCCGTCGGAGTGCTGAGCGAGATGGAGGAGATCTGGATTCCGGGGTCCGAGTGGGACAACGGCACGATCGTCGATGCCGCCGTCGCGGGCTCCAACATCGAGCAGTCGATCGCCATCTCCCAGGGGGCGAGCGATGCCGAGCAGGAACGGGCGTACATCATCGATCGTCGGCACCAGAACTACACGGCCACCGAGGGCCTGGGTCCGTACGCCGAGGCGTACCGTGAGAGCGTCGGCGTGGGGACGACGATCCCCGATGAGGTCCCTGCCGAGGCGTCCACGCAGAAGTTCAGCGACGAGGGCAACGCCCACGGGGTCTGGGCGGATGCGGACGGCGAGCTCGGTGCCACCGTCCGCCTGGTCGACGCCATCCGCGATCACTCGGCGACCTCGAACAACGCCAAGGCGTACTACCAGTACCCGCGGCCCTTCCGCTGGTCCGACGGGGTCGACGTGCCCACCTTCGCGGAGCCGCTGCAGAAGCCCGTGGAGGAGGCGGCCGACGACGCCGGATTCCCGTCCGGGCACACCAGCGCCGGCGGCATGGCCACGCTCGGCCTGGCCTATTCCTTCCCCGAGGAGTACGACGATCTGCTGCTGACCTCGAGCGAGATCGGCACCAGCCGCATCCAGCTGGGAATGCACTCCCCGCTCGACGTGATGGGCGGGCGCCTGTTGAGCACGGCCATCACCGCCGGGGCGCTCCACGACCCTGCTCTCTCAGAGGTCACGGAGGACGCCGCGGCGCAGGGCAGCGCCTGGATGGACGACCAGCAGGACGCGGGAGTCGTCGACGAGGACGACGACTACGACGCCGACCTCGCCGCCTACACCGACTTCTTGACCTTCGGGTTCGAGCCGTCCGGGAGCACCGAGGAGGCGATGCGCGTGCCCAAGGGCGCCGAGACGCTCCTCGAGACGCGCTTCCCCTACCTCGATGACGGACAGCGCCGGTGGGTGCTGCACTCGACCGGGCTCGACTCCGGGTATCCCGTGCTCGACGACGCCGAGGGATGGGGACGGCTGAACCTGTTCGCCGCCCAGGGCGGCTACGGCGCCTTCGACACGAACGTCGCCGTGACCATGGAGGCGGCAGCCGGCGGCTACTCCGCAGAGGACGACTGGAAGAACGACATCGACGGGGCCGGCTCGCTGACCAAGGACGGCTCAGGGGTGCTGACCCTGTCCGGGGACAACTCCTTCACCGGGGGCGTCGTGCTGGCAGGAGGGATGCTGCGTGCCGCGAGCTCGACCGCTCTGGGCACGGGCGACGTGGCCGTCGACGACGGCACCCTCGCCGTCGAGGAGCCCGCTCAGCTCGCCGGTGACTTCTCCCAGGGAAGCGACGGGTCTCTCTCGCTGATCGCCGCACCAGAGGCCGCGCTGCAGGTCGAGGGCTCCGCCACGCTGGCCGGCACCCTGCGCCTGGTCGTTCCCGAGGATGCGGATCTCGCCGGCGGGCTCACGCTCCTCGAGGCCTCCTCCATCACCGGCAGCTTCGACACGGTCGAGATCGATGGACTGCCCGAGGGCTCCGAGGCCGATCTGCTGGCCGTCGACGGATCGCTCGTGCTCGCCCCATCAACCGAGACCCCGGGCACCGAGGGCACCGAGGGCACCGAGGGCACCGAGGGCACCGAGGGCACCGAGGGCACCGATCAGAGTGGCACGCCGGCCGAGGAGGATGCCGACGGGGCGACCCCGGTCGATGACGCGGGCGTCGATGACCAGGACAGCACGGTCGTACCGGACGGGACGCCCGATCCCTTCCAGAGCGCGGACACCGACGTCGCGGACGAAGCCCCGGCCGAGGGCGACTCGGCCGCCGCTCCTGTCGAGGACTCCGACGGCATCACGCAGGCGGGGGCAGGTGCCACGACCGCCGAGCCCCCGACCGCCGATGCCGAGACCGGCCCCCTCGCGCAGACCGGTTTCACCGGCGGAATCCTCGCCGCCGCCGCGGCGGGCCTGCTCGCCCTCGGCGGCGGCGCGATCCTGCTCGCCCGCCGCGCCTCTCGACGGGGCTGA
- a CDS encoding MFS transporter, translated as MTPHPATPHAPLSAGRLRLVILAMSLGAFAIGTTEFASMGLLPQIADDLEVSVPQAGLLITLYALGVVIGAPLVTIAAVRIPRARLLVLLIALIGLGNLLSAMAPDFSVLATARFVAGLPHGAYFGVASLVAANLSPAGRRARSVSLVMLGLTIATMIGVPASTALGQAMGWRTAYLIVVLVAAVSTIAIWRLVPEPPNTAGAGATGSIRGELRALARVQVWFALGIGAIGFGGMFAVYSYIGEIVPGVMGLGERAVPLALLVFGVGMTVGNIVAGRLADRSLYGTIFLGMVGMALSLAVFALVAQNAVAGMILLFAIAVTSQQMGPSLQLFLLDASPDAPSLAAALHHSALNIGNSLGAALGAAVLAAGWGLLAPAWTGVVLAVLGLGIASWSFLVHRRQQARTEEIAPSHPEVSVPC; from the coding sequence ATGACGCCGCACCCCGCGACGCCGCACGCACCGTTGTCCGCCGGCCGCCTGCGGCTGGTCATCCTGGCCATGTCGCTGGGCGCCTTCGCGATCGGCACCACCGAGTTCGCCAGCATGGGGCTGCTGCCACAGATCGCGGACGACCTCGAGGTGTCCGTCCCGCAGGCCGGCTTGCTGATCACCCTGTACGCCCTCGGCGTCGTGATCGGTGCGCCGCTGGTGACGATCGCCGCCGTGCGGATTCCGCGCGCCCGGCTGCTGGTGCTGCTGATCGCCCTGATCGGGCTGGGGAACCTGCTCTCGGCGATGGCCCCGGACTTCTCCGTGCTGGCCACCGCCCGCTTCGTCGCCGGGCTGCCCCACGGCGCCTACTTCGGTGTCGCCTCGCTGGTCGCCGCCAACCTCTCCCCCGCGGGCCGACGCGCCCGCTCCGTATCGCTGGTGATGCTGGGCCTGACCATCGCCACGATGATCGGCGTCCCCGCCTCCACCGCGCTCGGCCAGGCGATGGGCTGGCGCACCGCCTACCTGATCGTCGTGCTGGTCGCCGCGGTCTCCACCATCGCGATCTGGCGTCTGGTGCCCGAGCCCCCGAACACCGCGGGAGCCGGCGCGACCGGCTCGATCCGCGGGGAGCTGCGGGCCCTGGCCCGCGTCCAGGTGTGGTTCGCGCTCGGCATCGGCGCCATCGGCTTCGGCGGCATGTTCGCCGTGTACAGCTACATCGGCGAGATCGTGCCGGGTGTGATGGGCCTGGGCGAGCGGGCCGTGCCGCTGGCGCTGCTCGTGTTCGGCGTCGGCATGACGGTCGGCAACATCGTCGCCGGGCGCCTGGCCGACCGCAGCCTGTACGGCACCATCTTCCTCGGGATGGTGGGCATGGCGCTCAGCCTGGCCGTGTTCGCGCTCGTCGCCCAGAACGCCGTCGCCGGGATGATCCTGCTGTTCGCGATCGCCGTGACCTCCCAGCAGATGGGCCCCTCGCTCCAGCTGTTCCTGCTGGACGCCTCCCCCGACGCGCCGTCGCTGGCCGCCGCCCTGCACCACTCCGCGCTGAACATCGGCAACTCCCTGGGCGCCGCCCTCGGCGCGGCCGTGCTCGCCGCGGGCTGGGGCCTGCTCGCGCCCGCCTGGACCGGCGTCGTGCTCGCCGTGCTGGGCCTCGGGATCGCGTCCTGGTCGTTCCTGGTGCACCGTCGGCAGCAGGCCCGGACCGAGGAGATCGCTCCGTCACATCCCGAGGTGTCGGTGCCCTGCTGA
- a CDS encoding MFS transporter, translated as MSPQDAALAPEKHEIDSSDAALSEPTAPVGRGFMARYALAYFGMWVALLTPTSLTLGVRTKQVAPDGAAELLSLVLGVGSALAIVCNPLFGKLSDRTRSRWGMRRPWIIGGALVGCVGLALVALAPSVPLLVLGWAITQGSFNAVLGALTAVLPDQVPSAQRGRVSGLLGLCGPLGIVTGTFVASRVDQSIVAMFLVPAAIGLVTILCFGLTLDDRRLPRAHPLPAYRIGEFLRSFWVNPLRHHDFGWAWFSRLFMNWGYATGTTYQVLFLTDGLGFEVSVVAGLTFIATSALQVTAVVFSGFGGWLSDRIGSRKKVVAIAAGFLAAGLGIVAFSGSFSMFIVGVAIAGVGQGLYVSVELAVVAEVVTDPSTAARDFGVSNIGNTLPQTLVPAIAPIALAVPLLSGGGDNFTALFLLGSVLTLAGAVLILPVKAFR; from the coding sequence ATGAGCCCGCAGGACGCCGCGCTCGCTCCGGAGAAGCACGAGATCGACAGCAGCGACGCCGCCCTGTCCGAGCCGACGGCCCCCGTCGGCCGCGGGTTCATGGCCCGCTACGCCCTGGCCTACTTCGGGATGTGGGTGGCGCTGCTGACGCCGACCTCGCTCACGCTGGGCGTGCGGACCAAGCAGGTCGCCCCCGACGGCGCCGCCGAGCTGCTCTCGCTCGTGCTCGGGGTCGGCTCGGCCCTGGCGATCGTCTGCAACCCGCTGTTCGGCAAGCTCAGCGACCGCACCCGCTCCCGGTGGGGGATGCGGCGGCCGTGGATCATCGGCGGGGCGCTGGTCGGATGCGTCGGGCTCGCCCTCGTGGCGCTCGCCCCGTCCGTGCCGCTGCTGGTGCTGGGCTGGGCGATCACCCAGGGCTCCTTCAACGCCGTGCTCGGTGCTCTCACAGCGGTCCTGCCGGACCAGGTGCCCTCCGCCCAGCGCGGCCGTGTATCCGGGCTGCTGGGCCTGTGCGGCCCGCTCGGCATCGTCACCGGCACCTTCGTCGCCTCCCGGGTGGACCAGAGCATCGTGGCCATGTTCCTGGTGCCCGCAGCCATCGGTCTCGTGACGATCCTCTGCTTCGGCCTCACCCTGGATGACCGCCGGCTTCCGCGGGCTCATCCGCTGCCGGCGTACCGGATCGGGGAGTTCCTGCGCAGCTTCTGGGTCAATCCGCTGCGACACCACGACTTCGGCTGGGCCTGGTTCAGCCGGCTGTTCATGAACTGGGGCTACGCGACCGGCACCACCTACCAGGTGCTCTTCCTGACCGACGGGCTCGGGTTCGAGGTCTCCGTGGTGGCGGGTCTGACCTTCATCGCGACCTCGGCCCTGCAGGTGACGGCGGTGGTGTTCAGCGGCTTCGGCGGCTGGCTCTCCGACCGGATCGGCAGCCGCAAGAAGGTCGTCGCGATCGCCGCCGGGTTCCTCGCCGCGGGACTCGGGATCGTCGCCTTCTCCGGCTCCTTCTCAATGTTCATCGTCGGGGTCGCGATCGCCGGCGTGGGCCAGGGCCTGTACGTCTCGGTCGAGCTGGCGGTCGTCGCCGAGGTGGTCACGGACCCGAGCACCGCCGCCCGCGACTTCGGCGTCTCCAACATCGGCAACACCCTCCCCCAGACGCTCGTGCCGGCGATCGCCCCGATCGCCCTCGCCGTGCCGCTGCTGAGCGGGGGCGGCGACAACTTCACGGCCCTGTTCCTGCTCGGCTCGGTGCTCACCCTGGCGGGCGCGGTGCTGATCCTGCCCGTGAAGGCGTTCCGGTGA
- a CDS encoding TetR/AcrR family transcriptional regulator produces MAPRSETSDDDAPIGRRGSYSKGVARRQEILDRAVEVFRERGPEGTSLRRVAEEIGVSHGALLHYFSSREQLLLALYEHTEKHRNELRESEEHGRRGAVENLVDAASVNVHLPGYVQLYSTLVAGSLEEERTETRDYFVRRFERVREQTAERLRRQQEAGEVRPGLDADKLAALLVAASDGLQTQWLLEETVDLEGSLELFEELLRP; encoded by the coding sequence ATGGCCCCACGCAGCGAGACCTCGGACGACGACGCCCCGATCGGGCGGCGCGGCTCCTACTCCAAGGGCGTCGCCCGACGGCAGGAGATCCTCGACCGCGCCGTCGAGGTGTTCCGCGAGCGCGGCCCGGAAGGGACCTCGCTGCGCCGCGTCGCCGAGGAGATCGGCGTCTCCCACGGCGCGCTCCTGCACTACTTCAGCTCCCGGGAGCAGCTGCTGCTGGCGCTCTACGAGCACACCGAGAAGCACCGCAACGAGCTGCGCGAGAGCGAGGAACACGGTCGCCGGGGAGCTGTGGAGAATCTGGTCGACGCCGCGAGCGTCAACGTCCATCTGCCCGGCTACGTCCAGCTCTACTCGACGCTCGTCGCCGGTTCGCTCGAGGAGGAGCGGACGGAGACCCGCGACTACTTCGTCCGACGGTTCGAGCGCGTGCGGGAGCAGACCGCCGAGCGGCTGCGCCGCCAGCAGGAGGCGGGGGAGGTGCGCCCCGGTCTCGACGCGGACAAGCTCGCTGCGCTGCTGGTCGCGGCCTCCGACGGCCTGCAGACTCAGTGGCTGCTGGAGGAGACGGTGGACCTGGAGGGGAGCCTGGAGCTGTTCGAGGAGCTGCTGCGGCCGTAG
- a CDS encoding CvpA family protein, translating to MGWIVDVVIVLILVGTTASGLRSGFAATLGSLLGLAAGAVAAVWALPLVSDAVDPPWRTLAVLGSLLALLLIGSGIGGWIGHLVRRGADRLHLGIIDRLLGGALGLVIGLVVVYLAGAVLTGTDAAALSSALDSSRLLQIVDDTTPELLDGVLDPLR from the coding sequence ATGGGCTGGATCGTCGACGTGGTGATCGTGCTGATCCTGGTGGGCACCACGGCCTCCGGCCTGCGGTCGGGGTTCGCAGCGACCCTGGGGTCGCTGCTGGGTCTCGCCGCGGGAGCGGTCGCGGCCGTGTGGGCGCTGCCGCTGGTCTCCGACGCGGTCGACCCGCCCTGGCGCACTCTCGCCGTGCTCGGTTCGCTCCTGGCACTGCTGCTGATCGGCAGCGGCATAGGCGGCTGGATCGGGCACCTGGTGCGCCGCGGGGCCGACCGCTTGCACCTGGGGATCATCGACCGTCTGCTCGGGGGAGCGCTCGGGCTCGTGATCGGCCTGGTCGTCGTCTACCTGGCCGGGGCCGTGCTCACCGGGACCGACGCCGCCGCGCTCTCCTCCGCACTGGACTCCTCCCGCCTGCTGCAGATCGTGGACGACACGACGCCGGAGCTGCTGGACGGCGTGCTGGATCCGCTGCGCTGA
- a CDS encoding mandelate racemase/muconate lactonizing enzyme family protein: MKIVDLEVSVVNLPMRKGFTSSFETKQGETRTIVRIRTDDGLVGWGETMWGAPVARLVRQLAEDVIGTDPRALESFHARHRMLPFFHGYLGYAALAAIDVACWDLLGKAAGMGVVDLLGGRVREQIPLTALITRSDGDERDYPGSLADATEQIVAEHGFTAVKLKGSTDARADVAIMQALRERLPEVELRVDPNAAWSVPESIRAGHALEPLGLEYLEDPCQGLEQMARVAEAVRIPLCTNMCVVRWEDLAPAVRLNAVQVIHGDVYKWGGIATTKHLAAHCDAFGLGMNLHSGGELGIATAAHLAIVASTPVLSSAIDSMYYLHDDDIIEPLPFEGGRLRVPDGVGLGVEVDEDKLAHYTALNAREGDYTG; encoded by the coding sequence ATGAAGATCGTCGACCTCGAGGTCAGCGTGGTGAACCTGCCGATGCGCAAGGGGTTCACCTCGTCGTTCGAGACCAAACAGGGAGAGACCCGCACCATCGTGCGGATACGGACCGACGACGGCCTGGTCGGCTGGGGCGAGACGATGTGGGGCGCGCCCGTGGCACGCCTGGTGCGCCAGCTGGCCGAGGACGTGATCGGCACCGACCCCCGCGCCCTGGAGTCCTTCCACGCCCGACACCGCATGCTGCCCTTCTTCCACGGCTACCTCGGGTACGCCGCCCTCGCCGCGATCGACGTGGCGTGCTGGGACCTCCTGGGCAAGGCCGCCGGGATGGGCGTGGTGGACCTGCTCGGCGGGCGGGTGCGCGAGCAGATCCCGTTGACCGCGCTGATCACCCGCTCCGACGGCGACGAGCGCGACTACCCCGGCTCCCTCGCCGACGCCACCGAGCAGATCGTGGCCGAGCACGGCTTCACCGCCGTGAAGCTCAAGGGAAGCACCGACGCCCGGGCCGACGTCGCGATCATGCAGGCCCTGCGCGAGCGACTGCCCGAGGTGGAGCTGCGGGTGGACCCCAACGCCGCCTGGAGCGTGCCCGAGTCGATCCGCGCCGGGCACGCCCTGGAGCCGCTGGGGCTCGAGTACCTCGAGGACCCCTGCCAGGGGCTGGAGCAGATGGCGCGCGTCGCCGAGGCCGTACGGATCCCGCTGTGCACCAACATGTGCGTGGTGCGCTGGGAGGACCTCGCCCCCGCCGTGCGGCTGAACGCCGTGCAGGTCATCCACGGGGACGTCTACAAGTGGGGCGGGATCGCGACCACCAAGCACCTCGCCGCCCACTGCGACGCCTTCGGGCTGGGCATGAACCTGCACAGCGGCGGCGAGCTCGGCATCGCCACCGCTGCCCACCTCGCGATCGTGGCCAGTACCCCCGTGCTCTCCAGCGCGATCGACTCCATGTACTACCTGCACGACGACGACATCATCGAGCCCCTGCCCTTCGAGGGCGGCCGCCTCCGCGTGCCCGACGGCGTGGGCCTCGGGGTCGAGGTCGACGAGGACAAGCTCGCCCACTACACGGCGCTCAACGCGCGCGAGGGGGATTACACAGGCTGA